A DNA window from Salvelinus alpinus chromosome 39, SLU_Salpinus.1, whole genome shotgun sequence contains the following coding sequences:
- the LOC139566653 gene encoding voltage-gated monoatomic cation channel TMEM109-like isoform X2 — MKVCFVVCVLSTVVVSCSGENSRFEKSFNYSPGMMQVLRETLADLSEEAHGYLVHLVGARSVETAQKVVKYLAEAAASGANVVMKYLTQFLMAAGVDVEMPVNSITPDAVVYIGQWLLLALIGYWLLSLAFRLVASTLRRVLWLLKLGVVLGLFCLILSDRSAGTETTALRLAGLVSVCVLLGIGHSGTGGDKTYLEDQVRVLERRVREMERRKKK, encoded by the exons ATGAAAGTGTGTTTCGTCGTGTGTGTGCTGAGCACGGTGGTAGTTTCTTGTTCGGGAGAAAATAGTCGCTTCGAGAAGTCATTCAACTATTCCCCGGGAATGATGCAAGTCCTCCGGGAGACGCTCGCGGATTTGTCCGAGGAGGCGCACGGTTACCTGGTTCACCTTGTCGGGGCAAGGTCCGTTGAAACTGCACAGAAG GTGGTCAAGTATCTAGCTGAGGCAGCGGCCAGTGGAGCGAATGTTGTTATGAAGTACCTCACCCAGTTCCTGATGGCAGCAGGAGTTGATG tTGAAATGCCTGTTAACAGTATCACCCCAGATGCTGTGGTCTATATCGGTCAGTGGCTTCTGCTGGCTCTCATTGGCTACTGGCTGCTGTccctggccttccgattggtggCGTCCACTCTGAGGCGGGTCCTGTGGCTACTGAAGCTGGGGGTGGTTTTAGGACTGTTTTGCCTGATCCTAAGTGACCGCAGTGCTGGAACAGAGACTACGGCGCTGCGATTGGCCGGCCTGGTGAGCGTCTGCGTCCTATTGGGTATCGGGCATTCTGGAACCGGGGGCGACAAAACCTACCTGGAGGATCAAGTGAGGGTGCTAGAGAGACGAgtgagagaaatggagaggaggaaaaagaagtga
- the LOC139566653 gene encoding voltage-gated monoatomic cation channel TMEM109-like isoform X1 — translation MKVCFVVCVLSTVVVSCSGENSRFEKSFNYSPGMMQVLRETLADLSEEAHGYLVHLVGARSVETAQKCFFQVVKYLAEAAASGANVVMKYLTQFLMAAGVDVEMPVNSITPDAVVYIGQWLLLALIGYWLLSLAFRLVASTLRRVLWLLKLGVVLGLFCLILSDRSAGTETTALRLAGLVSVCVLLGIGHSGTGGDKTYLEDQVRVLERRVREMERRKKK, via the exons ATGAAAGTGTGTTTCGTCGTGTGTGTGCTGAGCACGGTGGTAGTTTCTTGTTCGGGAGAAAATAGTCGCTTCGAGAAGTCATTCAACTATTCCCCGGGAATGATGCAAGTCCTCCGGGAGACGCTCGCGGATTTGTCCGAGGAGGCGCACGGTTACCTGGTTCACCTTGTCGGGGCAAGGTCCGTTGAAACTGCACAGAAG TGTTTCTTTCAGGTGGTCAAGTATCTAGCTGAGGCAGCGGCCAGTGGAGCGAATGTTGTTATGAAGTACCTCACCCAGTTCCTGATGGCAGCAGGAGTTGATG tTGAAATGCCTGTTAACAGTATCACCCCAGATGCTGTGGTCTATATCGGTCAGTGGCTTCTGCTGGCTCTCATTGGCTACTGGCTGCTGTccctggccttccgattggtggCGTCCACTCTGAGGCGGGTCCTGTGGCTACTGAAGCTGGGGGTGGTTTTAGGACTGTTTTGCCTGATCCTAAGTGACCGCAGTGCTGGAACAGAGACTACGGCGCTGCGATTGGCCGGCCTGGTGAGCGTCTGCGTCCTATTGGGTATCGGGCATTCTGGAACCGGGGGCGACAAAACCTACCTGGAGGATCAAGTGAGGGTGCTAGAGAGACGAgtgagagaaatggagaggaggaaaaagaagtga